The following proteins come from a genomic window of Methanosarcina sp. MTP4:
- a CDS encoding ABC transporter ATP-binding protein, which translates to MENTLITFRNVWKIYKMGEVDVNALQGVSVEFGKGEFAAIIGPSGSGKSTMMNLVGCLDVPSKGEIFLKSRNIARLEESDLAVLRGKTIGFVFQQYNLIPGMTALENVLLPLEIQEVDDAAAEKRAKALLDLVGLSDKMQHRPSQLSGGQQQRVSIARALACNPEIILADEPTGALDSVTGKEVLETLYRLWKEKGKTVIIVTHDSHLAQYAQRHIELKDGKIIRDKPNPNQLKPEI; encoded by the coding sequence ATGGAAAATACGCTGATCACCTTCAGAAACGTCTGGAAAATTTATAAGATGGGAGAAGTCGATGTCAATGCCCTGCAGGGTGTGAGTGTGGAGTTCGGGAAAGGAGAATTTGCCGCGATTATCGGACCCTCAGGGAGCGGAAAGTCCACCATGATGAACCTGGTGGGCTGCCTGGATGTCCCGTCAAAGGGAGAAATCTTCCTGAAGTCAAGGAACATCGCCCGCCTGGAGGAATCGGACCTTGCAGTTCTCAGGGGAAAAACCATAGGCTTTGTTTTCCAGCAGTACAACCTGATCCCGGGGATGACTGCGCTTGAAAACGTGCTTTTGCCCCTGGAAATCCAGGAAGTTGACGATGCAGCCGCCGAAAAGAGAGCAAAGGCGCTCCTGGACCTGGTGGGTCTTTCCGATAAAATGCAGCACAGGCCGTCCCAGCTTTCTGGAGGGCAGCAGCAGAGGGTCTCGATTGCCAGGGCTCTTGCCTGCAACCCTGAAATCATCCTTGCCGACGAGCCCACAGGGGCTCTTGACAGCGTTACTGGAAAAGAAGTACTCGAAACGCTCTACAGGCTGTGGAAGGAAAAAGGAAAAACAGTGATCATTGTCACCCACGACAGTCACCTCGCACAGTATGCCCAGAGGCACATCGAACTGAAGGACGGAAAAATAATCCGGGACAAGCCGAATCCCAACCAGCTCAAGCCCGAAATTTAA
- a CDS encoding pirin family protein — protein sequence MKSMPTIEGAGVHLKRAFGFHQVPELDPFLLLDDFHSEYPEEYIMGFPWHPHRGIETITYVLHGEVDHGDSMGNSGVIEAGDVQWMTAGSGIVHQEMPKGEKSGLMWGFQLWANLPASHKMMDPRYQEIKSSQIPELFLEKGIKMRIICGAINGVEGPVKGIVTDPVYVDVTVPRYATFTHMAIPGYTMFAYVIDGAGYFDEERDPYAFELEGAKYFDLRQDCLIDQENLVLYGDGDSIEVTAGEKGVRFLLVSGKPIREPVAWYGPIVMNTQEELKVAFEEYRSGRFIKHLK from the coding sequence ATGAAAAGTATGCCAACTATTGAGGGTGCGGGAGTTCATTTAAAGCGGGCTTTCGGGTTCCACCAGGTCCCGGAACTTGATCCGTTTCTGCTTCTGGATGATTTCCATTCGGAGTACCCGGAAGAATATATTATGGGTTTTCCCTGGCACCCGCACCGGGGAATCGAGACTATTACCTATGTCCTGCACGGGGAGGTCGATCACGGGGACAGCATGGGGAACAGCGGCGTGATTGAGGCAGGAGACGTGCAGTGGATGACTGCCGGGAGCGGGATTGTCCACCAGGAGATGCCAAAAGGGGAGAAAAGCGGGCTTATGTGGGGTTTCCAGCTCTGGGCAAACCTTCCTGCTTCCCATAAAATGATGGACCCACGCTACCAGGAGATCAAAAGCAGCCAGATTCCCGAGCTTTTCCTGGAAAAAGGCATAAAGATGAGAATTATCTGCGGGGCTATAAATGGGGTTGAAGGGCCGGTTAAGGGAATCGTAACCGATCCTGTATATGTGGACGTGACAGTTCCGAGGTATGCAACATTCACCCACATGGCCATCCCGGGTTATACCATGTTCGCGTACGTGATAGACGGAGCGGGGTATTTCGATGAGGAACGGGACCCTTATGCCTTCGAGCTGGAAGGGGCAAAATACTTCGACCTCAGGCAAGACTGCCTGATCGATCAGGAAAACCTTGTCCTGTACGGGGACGGGGACTCAATAGAGGTGACAGCAGGAGAAAAAGGGGTAAGGTTCCTCCTGGTCTCTGGAAAACCTATCCGTGAGCCTGTAGCCTGGTACGGGCCGATTGTCATGAACACGCAGGAAGAGTTGAAAGTGGCATTTGAGGAATACAGAAGCGGGAGATTTATCAAACACCTGAAATAA
- a CDS encoding ABC transporter permease, which yields MKPAKILKIALNMVKANRLRSWLTIIGVIIGIASVMAIVTTGEYFQEQVTETLESLGGDTITIVASYPFDPVEMDFDEAGEPAVSEEPQEIQNPELTKMDVLTLQRIPSVEYVNVNVETGVDMQYGGEKTSIRAKGVDPRVWPEITKKKIGEGRMLKPGDRAVVVISNELANEAFEREIRLNKMVLLNGKSYRVVGVLAKDEGLLGGLGGLFGSSVYLPYEEVYSFRQSEESLFERERDVYDSIEVKLHSGADHEAALEEIESRLRLSRRVDEKTQDFYVSSPKEAIEGTRKLIDGLTAFLALIAGISLLVGSTGIANTMFTSVLEKTKEIGIMKAIGAKNKDILLIFLCNAAMIGLVGGIIGILLGTAAVQVIVLMISVRMQIPFEFALSIKGTLVATLVSIIVGLIAGLVPAKNASELKPVDALRYE from the coding sequence ATGAAACCTGCAAAGATTTTGAAAATAGCCCTGAACATGGTTAAAGCCAATAGGCTGAGAAGCTGGCTTACCATCATAGGGGTCATCATTGGCATTGCCTCGGTAATGGCCATTGTCACGACCGGAGAGTACTTCCAGGAACAGGTAACCGAAACCCTGGAGAGCCTGGGAGGAGATACGATTACAATTGTCGCCTCTTATCCCTTTGATCCCGTAGAGATGGATTTCGACGAGGCAGGCGAGCCGGCAGTATCGGAAGAGCCTCAGGAAATACAAAACCCCGAGCTTACGAAAATGGACGTGCTAACCCTCCAGCGCATCCCCTCGGTCGAATACGTCAATGTAAATGTAGAAACCGGGGTTGATATGCAATACGGGGGAGAGAAAACCTCGATCCGGGCAAAGGGCGTGGACCCGAGGGTCTGGCCTGAAATCACCAAAAAGAAAATCGGCGAGGGGAGGATGCTGAAACCCGGGGACAGGGCTGTTGTGGTCATTTCCAACGAGCTTGCAAATGAGGCCTTTGAAAGGGAAATCCGGCTCAACAAGATGGTCCTCTTAAACGGAAAGTCCTACCGGGTAGTCGGGGTCCTGGCAAAGGACGAGGGCCTCCTTGGGGGCCTGGGCGGCTTATTCGGAAGCAGCGTCTACCTGCCTTACGAAGAGGTCTACTCTTTTAGGCAGAGTGAGGAAAGCCTGTTTGAAAGGGAGAGGGACGTCTACGACTCCATAGAAGTAAAATTGCACAGTGGGGCAGACCACGAGGCTGCCCTTGAAGAAATCGAGAGCAGGCTGAGGCTTTCCCGGAGGGTGGACGAAAAGACCCAGGACTTCTATGTGAGTTCCCCGAAAGAAGCTATTGAAGGCACCCGGAAACTTATAGACGGCTTAACCGCCTTCCTTGCCTTAATTGCAGGTATTTCCCTCCTGGTAGGCTCAACAGGCATCGCCAATACCATGTTTACTTCCGTACTTGAGAAAACCAAAGAAATCGGGATTATGAAAGCCATCGGTGCAAAAAACAAGGACATCCTTTTGATCTTCCTCTGCAACGCCGCCATGATCGGGCTTGTAGGCGGCATCATAGGCATCCTCCTGGGTACAGCCGCTGTCCAGGTAATCGTGTTAATGATCTCGGTGAGAATGCAAATCCCCTTTGAGTTTGCTCTCAGTATAAAAGGGACCCTTGTAGCAACCCTCGTGTCCATTATCGTGGGGCTGATCGCAGGCCTGGTACCTGCAAAGAATGCGTCGGAACTGAAGCCTGTAGACGCTTTGAGATACGAATAA
- a CDS encoding CPBP family intramembrane glutamic endopeptidase: MKSCGIFEKKRLQTSTLSSPWLFFILAYSLSWLFELPAALLEMPEHAYLSTVLRYLGGLMLPVTAVFLVYLTEGKEGRRDYWQRIIDYKRIGLKWYAVIFLTVPLLTGLAAFSDFLLGGRGIQLEAAGRFLEQPLAIVPFALFLLLFGPLPEEIAWRGYALDRLQSNRNALKSSLILGTVWTFWHMPLFFIEGTYQHGLGLGTPGFWLFMLDKIPQSVLMTWIYNNSRRSTLSAILFHFMVNFTGELFEFTARAEIYYILFLIIAAAAVTIIWGPETLSRKNESKFLAETPIRNPDSKS; encoded by the coding sequence ATGAAAAGTTGCGGGATATTTGAAAAAAAGCGTTTACAGACGTCAACCCTCTCAAGCCCATGGCTCTTCTTTATCCTTGCTTACAGCCTTTCCTGGCTCTTTGAGCTCCCGGCTGCCCTGCTGGAAATGCCGGAACATGCATATTTAAGCACGGTACTGCGCTACCTCGGCGGGCTGATGCTCCCGGTAACGGCTGTTTTTCTCGTATACCTGACCGAAGGAAAGGAAGGGCGGCGGGACTACTGGCAGAGGATAATCGATTACAAACGAATCGGGCTGAAATGGTATGCCGTTATTTTTCTCACCGTTCCTCTCCTGACCGGGCTTGCTGCATTTTCCGATTTCCTTCTCGGGGGCAGGGGAATTCAGCTTGAAGCCGCAGGCCGCTTTTTAGAGCAGCCCCTGGCAATCGTGCCTTTTGCCCTTTTCCTGCTCCTCTTCGGCCCGCTGCCCGAGGAAATCGCCTGGCGAGGGTATGCCCTAGACCGCCTGCAGTCAAACCGAAACGCCTTGAAATCAAGCCTGATCCTGGGGACAGTCTGGACATTCTGGCACATGCCCCTGTTTTTCATCGAAGGCACCTACCAGCACGGCCTGGGCCTGGGCACCCCGGGATTCTGGCTTTTCATGCTGGATAAGATCCCCCAGTCGGTTTTGATGACCTGGATCTATAACAATTCCCGGCGAAGCACGCTTTCGGCCATACTTTTCCATTTCATGGTCAATTTCACAGGAGAACTCTTTGAATTCACTGCAAGGGCGGAGATTTACTACATCCTGTTCTTGATCATTGCCGCCGCTGCGGTCACAATAATCTGGGGACCCGAAACCCTGAGCAGAAAAAATGAATCGAAATTCTTAGCCGAAACCCCGATTCGAAACCCTGATTCAAAATCCTGA
- a CDS encoding YIP1 family protein, translating to MDNLNLNNLIFDPNSFFREKIGTEVSFKYPLLIMLVISIFAIGSSFLVMNKLKEFLPSDMDSSISATVMSIGVIGGIVGGLIGTFLNWFILAGILYSISYVFASKGSFKRTLEFVGYGFVPQIFSSFISLVVTYVLVSSVDFSAQDPQLMAQGMEQMFSNNPLFYTSQIIGILCLLLSAYIWIFALLHARNMSFKNAALTVCIPAGLSIVSQIYTFLFTTGSL from the coding sequence ATGGATAATCTAAACCTAAATAATCTAATATTCGATCCTAATTCGTTTTTCAGGGAGAAAATAGGAACTGAAGTCAGTTTTAAGTATCCTCTATTGATAATGCTTGTAATATCAATATTTGCAATAGGTTCAAGTTTTCTGGTCATGAATAAACTTAAAGAATTTTTACCTTCTGATATGGATTCATCTATATCTGCTACAGTAATGTCAATCGGTGTCATTGGGGGTATTGTTGGAGGTTTGATTGGAACGTTTTTAAATTGGTTTATACTGGCCGGAATCTTATATTCTATATCATATGTATTTGCTTCAAAGGGTTCTTTTAAGAGAACGTTAGAGTTTGTAGGCTACGGATTTGTGCCACAAATATTTAGCAGCTTCATAAGTTTGGTTGTAACGTATGTATTAGTATCTTCAGTAGATTTTTCAGCACAAGACCCACAACTTATGGCCCAGGGTATGGAACAGATGTTCTCAAATAATCCCCTATTTTATACCTCGCAAATAATTGGAATTTTATGTCTCTTACTGTCTGCATACATCTGGATATTTGCACTCTTGCATGCACGAAATATGTCATTTAAAAACGCCGCACTCACTGTCTGTATTCCAGCCGGCCTGTCTATTGTTTCCCAAATATACACTTTTCTGTTTACTACCGGAAGCCTGTAA
- a CDS encoding COG1361 S-layer family protein: MFAVFTVLLIGLSLFSSPAFALGVQDKGLTIDLLNQDPDPVKPGDVLEVRLSVQNTGYDEQENCIVTIEPDYPFRALPGEELSKNIGTLGKRYEDDRGKVVKFKLGVENDVNEGKYPLKVYLYTGGSKNGLSLTKDLIIDIDSESNAEIEFISVEKMVPGTKTDLTFGIKNVGNSPLKNAMFSWECTDDLILPVGSSNVKHINLIDIGETANVSFDVLTNVNTRPGLYKLDMVLTYDDIEELQTITEAGTVENQKRKEIKSKAGIYIGGTTDFDIAFMERSPTGAYTFSVSNIGNNGANSVKISVPSQANWSVTDGSNSVILGNLQKGDYTIADFNLKPAEIGEDLPIKFEISYTSSDGMRQVEEKELNLYSSPFTLSSESKQPGENSSSGFFSYKLLFLVLAGAAAVLVYRRQQKKNAEKGKTDDGEMEKRNIDEVDTEGRKIDEAEMDKKQKEE, encoded by the coding sequence ATGTTTGCTGTCTTTACCGTACTGTTAATCGGCCTCTCTTTATTCAGTTCCCCGGCCTTTGCGCTGGGCGTCCAGGATAAAGGCCTGACAATCGACCTGCTCAACCAGGACCCGGACCCTGTTAAGCCCGGAGACGTCCTTGAAGTCAGGCTCTCGGTCCAGAACACGGGGTATGATGAACAGGAAAACTGCATCGTAACAATAGAACCCGATTATCCATTCAGGGCCCTCCCGGGAGAGGAACTTTCCAAAAACATCGGGACGCTGGGAAAACGCTATGAAGACGACCGCGGGAAGGTCGTAAAATTCAAACTTGGGGTCGAAAATGACGTAAATGAAGGAAAATACCCCCTCAAGGTCTACCTCTACACCGGGGGCAGCAAAAACGGGCTATCCCTTACAAAAGACCTCATAATCGACATTGACAGCGAGTCCAACGCGGAAATCGAGTTCATAAGCGTTGAGAAAATGGTGCCCGGGACAAAGACGGACCTTACTTTCGGGATCAAGAACGTGGGAAATTCTCCCCTGAAAAATGCAATGTTTTCCTGGGAATGCACGGATGACCTGATCCTGCCTGTCGGCTCAAGTAACGTCAAGCACATCAACCTGATCGACATAGGAGAGACCGCAAACGTCAGTTTTGACGTCCTTACCAACGTGAACACAAGACCCGGGCTCTACAAACTGGACATGGTCCTTACCTACGACGACATCGAAGAACTCCAGACGATTACGGAAGCAGGCACCGTGGAAAACCAGAAGCGAAAAGAGATAAAGAGCAAAGCCGGAATCTACATCGGAGGCACCACGGACTTCGACATCGCTTTTATGGAAAGAAGCCCGACCGGAGCCTACACCTTTTCGGTCTCGAACATCGGGAACAACGGCGCAAACTCGGTCAAGATTTCCGTACCCTCCCAGGCTAATTGGAGCGTCACTGACGGGTCCAATTCCGTAATCCTCGGAAACCTGCAAAAAGGAGACTACACCATTGCCGACTTCAACCTCAAGCCCGCAGAAATAGGGGAAGACCTGCCCATTAAATTCGAAATAAGCTACACTTCCAGCGACGGCATGAGGCAGGTCGAGGAAAAGGAGCTGAACCTTTATTCCTCACCTTTCACCCTCTCCTCAGAATCAAAGCAGCCCGGGGAAAATAGCAGTTCAGGCTTCTTTTCATACAAACTTTTGTTCCTGGTCCTTGCGGGAGCTGCAGCTGTCCTGGTTTACAGGAGGCAGCAGAAAAAGAATGCAGAGAAAGGGAAAACGGATGATGGGGAGATGGAAAAAAGGAATATTGACGAAGTGGATACGGAAGGAAGGAAAATAGACGAAGCAGAGATGGACAAAAAGCAGAAAGAAGAGTAA
- a CDS encoding DUF2178 domain-containing protein: MKLSGEVKEDERDYRISEKASFKTFQLICIIQGFLYATLAILDIQLPAKPVVGALFAITGISYT; encoded by the coding sequence ATGAAATTAAGTGGAGAAGTAAAGGAAGACGAAAGAGATTATCGAATTTCAGAAAAAGCCAGTTTCAAAACCTTCCAGCTAATATGTATAATCCAGGGATTTCTGTATGCAACTCTTGCGATTTTGGACATTCAATTGCCCGCGAAGCCGGTAGTAGGAGCACTTTTTGCTATTACAGGAATCTCTTATACGTGA
- a CDS encoding winged helix-turn-helix domain-containing protein gives MKPFQKRSRLEIIRDILTVIRDSDSTISPTKLLRLSNLSYQMFEEYLGELEAKELVELKPYKGKRKIYSLTEKGRMFLEKYEDFVSFLRDFGL, from the coding sequence ATGAAGCCGTTTCAAAAGCGAAGCCGGCTGGAAATTATAAGGGACATCCTCACGGTTATCCGCGACTCCGACAGCACCATCAGTCCAACAAAACTTCTTAGGTTGTCCAATCTCTCCTACCAGATGTTTGAGGAATATCTCGGAGAGCTTGAAGCCAAAGAACTGGTCGAATTAAAACCTTATAAAGGGAAGAGGAAGATCTACTCCCTCACGGAAAAAGGCCGGATGTTCCTGGAAAAATACGAGGACTTCGTCTCTTTTTTAAGGGATTTCGGGTTGTAA